GGTGCGGCCCGTCGTGCCCGCCGCGCCGGCCTGGTGCCCGCCGTCGTCTACGGCCACGGTGTCGACCCGGTCCACGTCAACCTGCCGAGCCACGCGCTGATGCTGGCGCTGAAGACCCCGAACGTGCTGCTGTCGCTGCCGATCGACGGCAAGGACGAGTTCGTGCTGCCGAAGGCCGTGCAGCGGGACGCGATCAAGCGCAACATCAAGCACGTCGACCTGCTGCTGGTGAAGCGCGGCGAGAAGGTCACCGTCGAGATCCAGATCCTGACCGAGGGCGAGCTGGCCCCGGGCGGGAACCTGCTGGAGCACATCCTGAACACCCTGCCGCTGGAGGCCGAGGCCACCCACCTGCCCGAGTCGGTCACCGTGTCGGTGGCGGGCCTGGAGTCCGGCAACGCGATCCTGGCGAAGGACATCCAGCTGCCGAAGGGCGCGACCCTGGCCGTGGACCCGGAGACCGTGGTCCTGCAGGTCGTGTCGGCGCAGGTCGAGGCTCCGGCCGAGGGCACCGACGAGGCTGCCGCCGAGGCCTGATCCCTCCCGGTTCTCCTTCGCTGCCCCGGCCGTGTTCCCACCGGCCGGGGCAGCGGTGTCTTCGCAGGCGGCGGAGGCGGTGCGGCAGTGTCGTTGGTTGATGGGCTGGGATTCGAACGTGCCGAGTTCCGAGTGGGCCGGTGCTGAGGGAGGATGTCGCGGGTGAGCGAGGAACTGGACGGTCCGTGGCTGGTCGTGGGTCTGGGCAATCCCGGCCCCGAGTACGCGGGGAACCGGCACAACATCGGTTTCATGGTGGCTGATCTGCTGGCGGGGCGGATGGGTGCGCGGTTCAAGGCGCACAAGAGCCGCAACCAGGTCGCCGAGGGGCGGCTGGCGGGGCGGCGGGTGGTGCTGGCGAAGCCGCTGTCCTTCATGAACCTCTCGGGTGGACCGGTGACGGCGCTGCGGGATTTCTACAAGGTGCCGGTGGACCGGTTGGTGGTGGTCCACGACGAGCTGGACATCGACTATGCGGCGCTGCGGCTGAAGAAGGGCGGCGGCGACAACGGCCACAACG
The Streptacidiphilus albus JL83 genome window above contains:
- the pth gene encoding aminoacyl-tRNA hydrolase, with amino-acid sequence MSEELDGPWLVVGLGNPGPEYAGNRHNIGFMVADLLAGRMGARFKAHKSRNQVAEGRLAGRRVVLAKPLSFMNLSGGPVTALRDFYKVPVDRLVVVHDELDIDYAALRLKKGGGDNGHNGLKSLTKSLGPDYFRVRAGVGRPPGRMEVADFVLKDFSSTERKELDWFVDRAADAVEALLTEGLERAQTTYNS
- a CDS encoding 50S ribosomal protein L25/general stress protein Ctc, with amino-acid sequence MAEIRLAAEPRNEFGKGAARRARRAGLVPAVVYGHGVDPVHVNLPSHALMLALKTPNVLLSLPIDGKDEFVLPKAVQRDAIKRNIKHVDLLLVKRGEKVTVEIQILTEGELAPGGNLLEHILNTLPLEAEATHLPESVTVSVAGLESGNAILAKDIQLPKGATLAVDPETVVLQVVSAQVEAPAEGTDEAAAEA